From one Bacteroidota bacterium genomic stretch:
- a CDS encoding universal stress protein, which yields MKTILCPTDFSKSSENAVKYAVEIARTFKSKIILMHAYETPVIYTDVTVSSVQLDFELLRESAFKQLKKFYTKMLEHVKDVQFELILQQGLPSSRTVEIATEKKVDMIVMATTASTQVQRFLIGSNASRVIREAPCKVMLIPQKAKFNGFKKIVFSTDLSDENLIASNQVVSFGQMFKSEIIF from the coding sequence ATGAAAACTATCTTATGTCCTACTGATTTCTCGAAAAGTTCAGAGAATGCAGTAAAATATGCTGTAGAAATAGCCCGCACCTTTAAAAGTAAGATCATTTTAATGCATGCCTACGAAACTCCTGTGATCTATACGGATGTAACCGTTTCGAGTGTGCAACTTGATTTTGAATTATTACGTGAATCCGCATTTAAGCAACTCAAAAAATTTTATACCAAAATGCTGGAGCATGTCAAGGATGTGCAGTTTGAACTTATTCTGCAACAAGGCTTGCCCTCTTCAAGAACAGTGGAAATTGCTACAGAAAAAAAGGTGGATATGATCGTGATGGCCACAACAGCATCTACGCAGGTTCAACGGTTTCTGATTGGAAGTAACGCCTCGAGAGTGATACGTGAAGCCCCTTGTAAAGTGATGCTCATTCCGCAAAAGGCAAAATTCAATGGCTTCAAGAAAATCGTTTTCAGTACCGACCTCAGTGATGAAAACCTCATCGCTTCTAATCAGGTTGTCAGTTTTGGTCAGATGTTCAAATCTGAAATTATCTTTTAA
- a CDS encoding ABC transporter ATP-binding protein, with protein MLVKVQGLEKSYGKLKVLKGIDLEISRGEIVSIVGASGAGKSTLLHMMGTLDYPDKGQISIGDQSIHQLRGDHLAKFRNRHIGFIFQFHQLLPEFTALENVCMPAFIAGQSLADASSKARELLSLLNLRDREEHKPSQLSGGEQQRVAIARALINDPELILADEPSGNLDSVNARSLHELFLEIRTKLSKTIVIVTHNEELAEMADRRLVMSDGKILL; from the coding sequence ATGCTTGTAAAGGTTCAGGGGCTTGAAAAATCATACGGGAAGCTTAAGGTTTTGAAGGGGATTGATCTTGAGATCAGTCGGGGAGAAATAGTTTCAATAGTGGGTGCCTCCGGTGCCGGTAAGAGTACCCTGCTGCATATGATGGGCACTCTTGATTATCCCGATAAAGGTCAGATTTCAATTGGAGACCAGTCCATTCATCAGTTACGTGGAGATCACCTCGCGAAATTCAGGAACCGGCATATCGGTTTTATATTTCAATTCCATCAATTACTTCCGGAGTTTACAGCTTTAGAAAATGTTTGTATGCCCGCATTTATCGCAGGTCAATCCCTGGCCGATGCCTCGTCGAAGGCAAGGGAACTTTTATCTTTACTGAATCTGCGGGACAGAGAAGAACATAAGCCTTCGCAGCTCAGTGGTGGCGAGCAGCAACGCGTAGCCATTGCCCGTGCTTTGATCAATGATCCGGAGTTGATTCTGGCAGATGAACCCTCCGGAAACCTCGATTCTGTCAATGCAAGATCATTGCATGAACTTTTTTTAGAGATCAGAACAAAATTGAGCAAAACGATCGTTATTGTAACGCATAATGAAGAGTTGGCAGAAATGGCTGATCGCCGACTGGTAATGTCAGACGGAAAGATTCTCCTCTAA
- a CDS encoding YdcF family protein, whose amino-acid sequence MLNFKSLCQRHKFRIGVAIAILLLVSVGLIYISNEIVEKNTEQFVFDKLQEIPEHQVGIVLGTSRYLTNGKPNPYFVFRIQAAKALFFSGKIHYLILSGDNRFYSYNEPREMRKDLLRMGIPDSVIFMDFAGFRTLDSVVRGKRVFKLKKFTIISQEFHNRRAVYIARHFGIDAIAFNAAEPTPLFSLRVKSREYLARVAMIFDLYVLNSGPHFLGDEKLPEDAYSE is encoded by the coding sequence ATGTTGAATTTCAAAAGTCTATGCCAACGCCATAAGTTTCGCATTGGAGTCGCCATTGCAATTTTGTTACTGGTGTCGGTTGGGCTCATCTACATCAGCAATGAAATCGTTGAAAAGAATACAGAGCAGTTCGTGTTCGATAAATTGCAGGAGATTCCCGAACATCAGGTAGGAATTGTATTGGGTACGAGCAGATATTTAACAAATGGTAAGCCTAACCCCTATTTTGTTTTTAGAATTCAAGCTGCAAAGGCTTTATTCTTTTCCGGAAAAATACATTATCTCATCCTGAGTGGAGATAATCGATTTTACTCCTATAATGAGCCGCGCGAGATGCGAAAGGATTTATTAAGAATGGGGATCCCCGACTCTGTCATCTTCATGGATTTTGCAGGATTCAGAACATTGGACAGTGTGGTACGCGGGAAACGGGTTTTTAAACTGAAGAAATTCACCATCATTTCTCAGGAGTTTCATAATCGGAGAGCTGTATATATCGCGCGTCATTTTGGAATTGATGCAATAGCTTTTAATGCGGCAGAACCCACTCCCCTGTTTTCTCTGCGCGTAAAGTCAAGAGAGTATCTTGCACGTGTAGCCATGATCTTTGACTTATATGTGCTCAACAGTGGTCCTCATTTTTTGGGTGATGAAAAATTACCGGAGGATGCTTATTCCGAATAA
- a CDS encoding PQQ-dependent sugar dehydrogenase has product MSNSIKLLWMVLISGIVSAQNPQLNTIPFISGLVKPVDITHCNDSRLFIVEQDGRIRVVLNDTLLSTPFLDINPQVLSTGNEQGLLGLAFHPDYKTNGHFYVNYINNSGHTRIARFSVDPLDSNRALISSEIVLMTINQPYSNHNGGDLMFGPDGYLYIPMGDGGNANDPQNHSQNTLDRLGKTLRIDVNHGNLFAIPPDNPFINNSAYLPEIWNSGLRNPWKACFDKVSGGFWMGDVGQNVWEEINYQDASSPGGENYGWRCYEASVAFNLTGCQAPSAFTMPVHEYAHANGNCSVTGGEVYRGSKYANLFGHYLFSDFCVPSIRTIKKTGNQFIHATNNSWTGAGISCFGQDFRGELYVANLYNGQVRKIADTSSCIPVAWLADEDTIHLCGNSATLKTPFGDSLFYSWYFNGAQVSGNTSNELSISQSGTYIVSVDGTQGICRNSDTVHVVLSGSSPIVSISGLDTNYCQNQSTAILTGSPSGGTFSGLGVNGNSFSPGQAGLGTILVQYSYTDNNGCTVKNIQATKVLSCAGLNETKTDYITSIYPNPSHEKLTLKLNNHSGSDLILNVYDVFGKLIHSDNTAVRATANEFTLATQSYPQGTYLLKLSDPFGFVSTRLFTIIH; this is encoded by the coding sequence ATGTCAAATTCAATAAAACTACTATGGATGGTATTGATCAGCGGAATTGTATCTGCTCAAAATCCACAGTTGAATACCATACCATTTATTAGCGGTCTGGTGAAACCGGTTGATATAACACATTGCAATGACAGCAGGCTATTCATTGTTGAACAGGACGGACGGATTCGCGTTGTTTTAAATGATACTTTACTCTCAACTCCCTTTCTCGACATCAATCCGCAAGTACTCTCTACAGGAAATGAACAGGGACTCCTGGGATTAGCCTTTCATCCGGATTATAAAACCAATGGTCATTTTTACGTGAACTATATCAATAATTCCGGTCATACCCGAATCGCCCGATTCAGTGTTGACCCTCTCGATTCCAACCGTGCTCTTATTTCCAGCGAAATAGTCTTGATGACCATCAACCAACCTTATTCGAATCACAATGGCGGAGATCTTATGTTTGGTCCGGATGGCTATTTATATATTCCGATGGGAGATGGAGGGAATGCCAATGACCCGCAAAACCACTCACAAAATACACTCGACCGACTAGGCAAAACTTTACGCATTGATGTCAACCATGGAAACCTGTTTGCCATTCCACCGGATAATCCATTTATAAATAACAGTGCTTATCTTCCTGAGATTTGGAATTCCGGTCTCAGAAATCCATGGAAAGCCTGTTTCGACAAGGTCTCCGGAGGATTCTGGATGGGAGATGTAGGACAGAATGTGTGGGAAGAAATTAACTATCAGGATGCATCATCACCGGGTGGAGAAAACTACGGCTGGCGTTGTTATGAGGCATCTGTAGCCTTTAATCTTACCGGCTGTCAGGCTCCATCTGCTTTTACTATGCCTGTACATGAGTATGCGCATGCCAATGGCAATTGCAGTGTTACCGGCGGGGAAGTCTACCGGGGATCTAAATATGCCAATCTTTTTGGACATTATCTTTTCTCCGACTTCTGTGTGCCCAGTATCCGAACGATTAAAAAAACAGGAAATCAATTTATTCATGCAACGAATAACTCCTGGACAGGTGCAGGCATCAGTTGCTTTGGTCAGGATTTTCGAGGTGAACTTTATGTGGCTAATTTATACAATGGACAGGTTAGAAAAATTGCTGATACTTCGTCCTGTATACCTGTAGCATGGTTGGCGGATGAAGATACGATTCATCTTTGCGGTAACTCGGCGACATTAAAAACACCTTTTGGTGATAGCTTATTTTATTCCTGGTATTTCAATGGCGCACAGGTATCCGGCAACACTTCCAACGAACTCTCCATCTCTCAAAGTGGTACTTATATCGTTTCTGTAGATGGTACGCAGGGCATATGCAGAAATTCGGATACCGTTCATGTGGTGCTTAGCGGTTCTTCTCCTATAGTGAGTATTTCGGGTTTAGATACTAATTATTGCCAGAATCAATCTACAGCCATCCTCACAGGTAGTCCCTCAGGAGGAACATTTTCAGGATTAGGCGTGAATGGAAATTCATTTTCTCCCGGTCAGGCGGGATTAGGCACTATACTCGTACAGTATAGCTATACGGATAACAACGGTTGTACCGTAAAAAATATTCAAGCTACGAAAGTATTATCCTGTGCCGGACTGAATGAAACTAAAACGGATTATATCACTTCAATTTATCCTAATCCTTCTCATGAAAAGCTTACGCTGAAATTAAATAATCATTCGGGGAGTGATTTAATTCTGAATGTGTATGATGTCTTTGGCAAACTCATACACTCGGATAACACTGCGGTTCGGGCAACGGCAAATGAATTTACACTGGCTACCCAGTCGTATCCACAAGGCACATATCTCCTTAAATTATCCGATCCGTTCGGATTCGTTTCCACCAGACTATTTACGATCATTCACTAG
- a CDS encoding LptF/LptG family permease: MFTLLAKLRVFLHIQSRQSVKKLHALVLKSFVGPFFLTFFIALFVLLMQFLWKYIDDLVGKGLDGIVIAELLFYTAANLVPLALPLAILVSSIMTFGNMAEHFELTAAKAAGISLQRIMLPLFITAFLISGLAFFFSNNILPYTNLKMGSLLYDIRQQKPALSIREGVFYNGIEGYSIKVGEKGKDGKTIRKVMIYDHTGGMGNRKVVMAESGKMESTDDQKFLILTLFNGTSYEEQNKNKGGIDTHPLMRNAFKEYIIRFDLSQFKLNRTNEDLFKGGHQMMNLSQLNEAVDSLTQDYDKKEKLSTVHMQPYFLMLRDSSRFDKGITTATAIGLNDSMPSFLITQVFDNAMNQARSMQTYLTGVKDERDSRMYQMSRFKVEWHRKLTLSAACFILFLIGAPLGAIIRKGGLGLPLVISILFFLAYHITSITGEKFAKESIIPAWRGMWLSSFILLPIGIFLIYKATHDSVILDGDAYRNLFKIFRKKKKSNLL; encoded by the coding sequence ATGTTTACGCTTTTAGCCAAACTTAGGGTATTTTTGCACATCCAATCCCGGCAATCAGTGAAGAAACTCCATGCGCTAGTGCTTAAATCCTTTGTCGGGCCGTTCTTCCTTACCTTCTTCATTGCCCTGTTTGTACTATTGATGCAGTTTTTATGGAAGTACATTGATGATCTCGTTGGAAAAGGTTTGGATGGAATAGTCATTGCCGAATTACTCTTTTACACTGCTGCCAATCTGGTTCCGTTGGCGCTCCCGCTGGCGATTCTTGTATCCTCCATCATGACGTTTGGAAATATGGCAGAGCACTTTGAACTCACCGCTGCAAAGGCCGCCGGTATCTCCTTACAGCGTATCATGCTACCCTTGTTTATCACAGCTTTCCTGATCAGCGGACTTGCCTTTTTCTTTTCGAATAATATCCTGCCCTATACCAATTTAAAAATGGGTTCCTTACTCTACGATATCCGACAGCAAAAGCCGGCATTGTCTATTCGGGAGGGTGTTTTTTACAATGGTATCGAAGGCTATAGTATCAAAGTCGGGGAGAAGGGCAAGGACGGAAAAACCATTCGCAAGGTGATGATTTATGATCATACCGGGGGAATGGGCAACAGAAAAGTCGTGATGGCAGAGAGTGGAAAAATGGAATCCACCGATGATCAAAAATTTCTGATTCTTACCTTATTCAACGGCACCAGCTACGAAGAGCAGAATAAAAATAAAGGAGGTATTGACACCCATCCCCTGATGCGAAATGCGTTTAAAGAATATATTATTCGCTTCGACCTCTCTCAGTTTAAATTAAACCGTACCAACGAAGACCTTTTTAAAGGGGGGCATCAGATGATGAATCTCTCTCAGCTCAATGAAGCCGTTGACAGTCTCACGCAGGATTATGATAAGAAAGAGAAATTATCAACGGTGCATATGCAGCCCTATTTTTTAATGTTGCGTGACTCCTCCCGTTTCGACAAAGGAATTACGACAGCTACTGCCATTGGTTTAAATGATAGTATGCCTTCCTTCCTCATCACGCAGGTCTTCGACAATGCCATGAACCAGGCGAGATCCATGCAGACCTATCTCACCGGAGTTAAAGACGAACGAGATTCCAGAATGTACCAGATGTCGCGATTTAAAGTGGAATGGCATCGTAAACTGACCTTATCCGCAGCCTGTTTCATCCTCTTCCTGATAGGTGCTCCGTTGGGAGCAATTATTCGCAAGGGCGGACTCGGACTTCCACTGGTAATATCAATATTGTTTTTTCTGGCCTATCATATCACCAGTATTACCGGTGAAAAATTTGCAAAGGAAAGTATCATTCCTGCCTGGCGGGGGATGTGGTTATCCTCCTTTATTTTATTGCCTATCGGAATTTTTCTGATTTATAAAGCCACGCATGACTCCGTGATTTTAGATGGTGATGCTTATCGGAATCTCTTTAAAATATTCAGGAAAAAGAAAAAATCCAATCTGCTGTGA
- a CDS encoding glycosyltransferase — translation MNILQLCIRVPYPPVDGGSIAMYHMQQSLHENGATLKVLSFNTIKQLADINTLDKDYLAMTRIEGVFLDNRINPFAALFNIFTGESYHIVRFIRRDFEEKLIEILKKEQFDIVQLESLYMIPYIETIRKYSTANVVLRTHNIEHLIWKRLSMAATNPLRKWYLNLLSERLRHYEQLALNKVDAIVAMTPEDVKILRDLGTEVPLTIAPVGVNINEYHPFPKPDPQLVFHIGAMDWLPNQESVDWFLKSIWPIVISKVPQAKLALAGKKMPDSVKSKANEQITVSDFVPDGKAFIGKGGIMIVPLLSGSGMRVKIIEGMAMGKAIVTTSIGVEGIPGKNGSEFLLADSSEEFAERVILLLQQPHLQEELGNNARAFVMKSFNNHQIGKDLMTFYEDLKAD, via the coding sequence GTGAACATACTTCAATTGTGCATTCGTGTCCCTTATCCTCCCGTAGATGGTGGAAGTATTGCCATGTATCATATGCAGCAGTCCTTGCATGAAAACGGAGCCACCTTAAAGGTACTTTCCTTTAACACCATCAAGCAACTTGCGGATATAAATACCCTCGACAAGGACTACCTTGCCATGACACGCATTGAAGGTGTTTTCCTTGATAACCGCATCAATCCATTTGCTGCACTCTTCAATATTTTCACCGGTGAATCCTATCATATTGTCCGTTTCATCCGTCGTGATTTTGAGGAAAAATTAATTGAGATTCTGAAAAAGGAGCAGTTCGATATTGTACAACTGGAAAGCCTTTACATGATCCCGTATATCGAGACCATCAGAAAATACAGTACGGCAAATGTTGTTTTGCGAACGCATAATATTGAACACCTCATCTGGAAGAGATTATCAATGGCAGCAACAAATCCACTGAGGAAATGGTATCTCAATTTACTTTCAGAAAGGTTAAGGCATTATGAGCAGTTGGCTTTAAACAAGGTAGATGCTATTGTGGCCATGACGCCTGAAGATGTAAAAATACTTCGCGACTTAGGCACAGAAGTCCCGCTCACCATTGCTCCTGTGGGTGTAAATATTAACGAGTACCATCCCTTTCCAAAACCGGATCCTCAATTGGTCTTTCATATTGGTGCTATGGATTGGCTTCCGAATCAGGAAAGTGTCGATTGGTTTCTGAAATCGATCTGGCCGATCGTTATTTCCAAAGTCCCGCAGGCGAAGTTGGCATTGGCCGGTAAAAAAATGCCGGACTCTGTGAAGTCAAAGGCAAACGAGCAGATCACCGTCAGCGATTTTGTTCCCGATGGAAAAGCATTCATCGGCAAAGGAGGAATAATGATTGTTCCCTTGCTTAGCGGGAGTGGGATGAGAGTTAAAATCATTGAAGGGATGGCGATGGGAAAAGCGATCGTTACAACTTCCATCGGCGTAGAAGGTATTCCCGGAAAAAACGGCTCGGAATTTTTGTTGGCAGATTCCTCGGAAGAATTTGCAGAAAGAGTTATCTTGCTCTTACAACAGCCGCATTTGCAGGAAGAACTCGGAAATAATGCCCGGGCATTTGTCATGAAATCTTTCAACAACCACCAAATTGGAAAGGACTTGATGACCTTTTATGAAGACCTGAAAGCCGACTAA
- the rplS gene encoding 50S ribosomal protein L19, with amino-acid sequence MDLMKVAQEQLVEMKSWPEFKAGDTITVFYKIIEGNKEREQQFQGVVLQRRGTGHTETFTIRKISGGVGVERIFPIHSPKITRIDVNKRGKVRRARIFYLRDMIGKSARIEEKKVNVKTS; translated from the coding sequence ATGGACTTAATGAAAGTAGCTCAAGAGCAACTGGTTGAAATGAAAAGCTGGCCTGAATTCAAAGCCGGAGATACCATCACAGTTTTTTATAAAATTATAGAAGGAAACAAAGAGCGTGAACAGCAATTCCAAGGTGTTGTTTTACAGCGCCGTGGAACCGGACATACCGAAACCTTCACCATTCGTAAAATTTCCGGTGGAGTAGGTGTTGAGCGTATTTTCCCGATTCATAGTCCAAAAATCACGCGTATCGACGTCAACAAACGCGGTAAAGTACGTCGCGCACGTATTTTCTATCTGCGAGATATGATTGGTAAGAGTGCACGTATTGAAGAGAAAAAAGTAAACGTAAAAACGTCATAA